A DNA window from Chelativorans sp. AA-79 contains the following coding sequences:
- the cutA gene encoding divalent-cation tolerance protein CutA — protein MALIFIDVWVNCPDRETAEKIADACIGEKVAACANVFAPIASRYRWKGAVETAEEVPLLLKTRAEHFDAVCAVVRPLHPFEVPSITATEICNIDQPYADWLRKETREPA, from the coding sequence ATGGCGCTCATCTTCATCGACGTGTGGGTGAACTGTCCCGACCGGGAAACGGCGGAGAAGATCGCCGATGCCTGCATCGGCGAGAAAGTTGCCGCCTGCGCCAACGTCTTTGCACCCATCGCGAGCCGATACCGTTGGAAGGGCGCAGTGGAGACGGCGGAGGAAGTGCCGCTGCTCCTCAAGACGCGCGCGGAGCATTTCGACGCCGTCTGCGCGGTGGTGCGCCCGCTGCATCCCTTTGAGGTGCCATCGATCACCGCGACGGAGATCTGCAATATCGACCAGCCCTATGCCGACTGGCTGCGCAAGGAGACGAGGGAGCCGGCATGA
- a CDS encoding folylpolyglutamate synthase/dihydrofolate synthase family protein codes for MSAAERAIDRLMALHPKGFDLSLERISRLLQRLGDPHERLPPVIHIAGTNGKGSAAAFARALLEASGRTVHVHTSPHLVNWHERFRMGTPGGGKFVEDAVLAEAVERVAEANRDEQITVFEILTAVMFVLFSEHPADAAVVEVGLGGRFDATNVIAHPAASLIMPISLDHEAYLGDRVELIAAEKAGIIKPDSPAVIGQQEWDAARDVLIETAERLGAPFEVYGQDFIAVEENGRMVYQDEDGLMDLPLPRLVGRHQLANAAAAIAAVKAAGFAVSDRAAEQAMLNVSWPGRMQRLQEGRLVALAPEGAEIWVDGGHNPGAGTVIAEAMAEAEEKRPRPLVLITGMINTKDQTGYFRAFEDMARHVYTVPVNNSDAGVPNSELAARAIVAGLSAEPVNSVSNALRLLRDSWDDPAPPRILISGSLYLAGEVLAENGTPPE; via the coding sequence ATGAGTGCCGCAGAGCGCGCCATCGACCGGCTGATGGCGCTCCACCCCAAAGGCTTCGACCTGTCGCTGGAGCGCATCAGCCGGCTTCTCCAGCGCCTCGGCGATCCGCACGAGCGGCTTCCGCCTGTGATCCACATCGCGGGCACCAATGGCAAGGGCTCGGCGGCGGCATTCGCGCGCGCTCTGCTCGAGGCTTCGGGCAGGACCGTCCATGTCCACACGTCGCCCCATCTGGTGAATTGGCACGAGCGCTTCCGCATGGGTACTCCCGGCGGCGGCAAGTTCGTCGAGGATGCGGTGCTGGCGGAAGCGGTGGAGCGGGTGGCGGAGGCCAATCGCGACGAACAGATCACGGTCTTCGAGATCCTCACGGCGGTCATGTTCGTGCTCTTTTCCGAGCATCCCGCGGATGCCGCCGTGGTGGAGGTGGGGCTCGGCGGCCGGTTCGACGCCACCAATGTCATTGCCCACCCGGCAGCGAGCCTGATCATGCCGATCTCGCTCGACCACGAGGCCTATCTGGGCGACCGGGTGGAGCTGATCGCGGCCGAAAAGGCGGGCATCATCAAGCCCGACTCGCCCGCCGTCATCGGCCAGCAGGAATGGGATGCCGCGCGCGACGTACTTATCGAAACGGCGGAGCGGCTCGGCGCGCCTTTCGAAGTCTACGGGCAGGACTTCATCGCGGTCGAGGAGAATGGCCGCATGGTCTACCAGGACGAGGACGGGCTCATGGACCTGCCCCTGCCCCGCCTCGTGGGCCGGCACCAGCTCGCCAACGCGGCGGCGGCCATTGCCGCCGTGAAGGCGGCCGGCTTTGCGGTGAGCGACCGGGCGGCGGAACAGGCGATGCTCAACGTCTCCTGGCCCGGCCGCATGCAACGCCTCCAGGAAGGACGCCTCGTGGCGCTCGCGCCCGAGGGCGCGGAAATCTGGGTCGACGGGGGACACAATCCCGGCGCGGGCACGGTGATCGCCGAGGCGATGGCGGAAGCGGAAGAGAAGCGCCCGAGGCCGCTGGTGCTGATCACCGGCATGATCAACACCAAGGACCAGACCGGGTATTTCCGGGCGTTCGAGGATATGGCGCGGCATGTCTACACGGTGCCGGTCAACAACAGCGACGCCGGCGTGCCCAACAGCGAGCTGGCCGCCCGGGCAATCGTCGCGGGCCTCTCGGCCGAGCCCGTAAACTCCGTGTCGAACGCGTTGAGGCTCCTCCGCGATAGCTGGGACGATCCGGCGCCGCCGCGCATCCTCATCAGCGGTTCGCTCTATCTCGCGGGCGAGGTGCTGGCGGAAAACGGCACGCCGCCGGAGTGA
- the accD gene encoding acetyl-CoA carboxylase, carboxyltransferase subunit beta, translating to MNWITNYVRPKINSMLGRREMPENLWIKDPETGEMVFHKDLEENQWVIPSSGYHMKISAKERLRHFFDDGAYETLENPKVPVDPLKFRDERRYVDRLRDAKAKAGIDDAVLNAVGRVEDLEILATVQDFAFMGGSLGMAAGEAIVRGFETAVERRLPLVLFAASGGARMQEGILSLMQLPRTTVAVDRLKEAGLPYIVVLTNPTTGGVTASYAMLGDVHIAEPGALIGFAGPRVIEQTIREKLPEGFQRAEYLMAHGMVDMVVSRIEMKATVARLLKILLKKPLEVEEDTNLQLPAPDEATTEAAVNA from the coding sequence ATGAACTGGATCACCAACTACGTCCGGCCGAAGATCAATTCCATGCTCGGCCGCCGCGAGATGCCCGAAAACCTCTGGATCAAGGATCCGGAGACGGGCGAGATGGTCTTCCACAAGGACCTGGAGGAGAACCAGTGGGTTATCCCCTCCTCCGGCTACCACATGAAGATCTCGGCCAAGGAGCGGCTGAGACATTTCTTCGATGACGGCGCCTATGAAACGCTGGAAAATCCCAAAGTGCCGGTCGACCCGCTGAAATTCCGCGACGAGCGCCGCTATGTCGACCGCCTGCGCGATGCCAAGGCGAAGGCCGGCATCGACGACGCGGTGCTGAACGCGGTCGGCCGCGTGGAGGACCTGGAAATCCTCGCCACGGTGCAGGACTTCGCCTTCATGGGCGGTTCGCTCGGCATGGCGGCCGGCGAAGCGATCGTGCGCGGTTTCGAGACCGCCGTGGAGCGCCGTCTTCCGCTGGTCCTCTTCGCCGCCTCCGGCGGGGCGCGCATGCAGGAAGGCATCCTTTCGCTCATGCAGCTTCCGCGCACGACAGTGGCTGTGGACCGGCTCAAGGAAGCCGGCCTGCCCTATATCGTCGTATTGACCAACCCGACGACCGGCGGCGTGACGGCTTCTTACGCCATGCTGGGCGACGTGCACATCGCCGAGCCCGGCGCGCTCATCGGCTTTGCCGGTCCGCGTGTGATCGAGCAGACGATCCGTGAAAAGCTGCCCGAAGGGTTCCAGCGCGCCGAGTACCTGATGGCGCATGGCATGGTGGACATGGTCGTCTCGCGCATCGAGATGAAAGCCACGGTCGCCCGCCTGCTCAAGATCCTGCTCAAGAAGCCGCTGGAAGTCGAGGAAGACACGAACCTGCAGCTGCCTGCTCCCGACGAAGCCACCACCGAAGCTGCGGTGAATGCCTGA
- a CDS encoding metallophosphoesterase family protein gives MKIQLGGAIVYAVGDVHGCYGQLLSLERQIEADAAGFKGRKLIVMLGDYIDRGPESAQVIEHLLQTPPEGFHRICLAGNHEAAFLDYLEGRLPRDAWLAMGGGAALRSYGMDLAYLSNLYSSAQIDDMVRSGIPQQHRDFLRTLPIMAYSRQVAFVHAGIRPGLPLERQDERDILYIRDEFFDNIHLLDRWVIHGHTPVEKPELKGRRLNIDTGAYMGGPLTAVQIGAGRARFFTA, from the coding sequence ATGAAAATCCAGCTTGGCGGCGCCATTGTCTACGCCGTGGGCGATGTTCACGGCTGCTACGGGCAACTGCTGTCCCTGGAGCGCCAAATCGAGGCCGATGCGGCAGGATTCAAGGGCCGCAAGCTCATCGTCATGCTCGGCGACTATATCGACCGGGGGCCCGAATCGGCCCAGGTGATCGAGCACCTTCTGCAGACGCCGCCGGAGGGCTTCCACCGCATCTGCCTCGCCGGCAATCATGAGGCGGCGTTTCTCGATTATCTGGAAGGAAGGCTCCCCCGTGACGCATGGCTGGCCATGGGCGGCGGCGCTGCACTGCGCTCCTACGGAATGGACCTTGCCTATCTCTCCAACCTCTATTCGAGCGCACAGATCGACGACATGGTGCGCAGCGGCATTCCCCAGCAGCATAGGGATTTCCTGCGCACGCTGCCCATCATGGCCTATTCACGACAGGTTGCGTTCGTGCATGCCGGCATCCGGCCGGGCCTGCCGCTGGAACGGCAGGATGAGCGGGATATCCTTTATATTCGCGACGAATTCTTCGACAATATCCACCTGCTGGATCGGTGGGTGATCCACGGTCACACGCCTGTCGAGAAGCCGGAACTGAAAGGGCGGCGCCTCAACATCGATACGGGCGCCTATATGGGCGGCCCGCTCACCGCGGTTCAGATCGGCGCCGGGCGCGCGCGGTTCTTCACGGCATAG
- a CDS encoding polysaccharide biosynthesis tyrosine autokinase, which translates to MNHPGFLLKGTIPSGAAEPGRADDFIDVERLLAMVYRQVRVLALCALIGLGLGILYLATTPPTYTAVSHVLIDESLRKMVDSTTASSFTSEMETDSAMLSQIEIIRSARLAGEVVEREGLDQNESFMNPPKSLLSEMIGRARSVVHLLLGRSGAPAAATEQQDAEARRQAAILALQRQVIAQRAGRSLVIVIGFSSHDPQLAARITNTYAKAYVDDQLDAGFEATEQAAVWLEGRLAELRESSQAAALAVERYRTEYGLSAASGELMADRRLSDLNSQLAIAKADTARAYARYQQYQAIADAGPEEAVRNATISDEEQQPSELLTTLKTRYLTITRREQEIANQFGADHPQAVALRREQADVARQIHGELTQLAVNYRNQYEVALSREKALQESVSTASGESAEAKQSQVQLRELEQQANALSSLYQSFLARYEEATQQSTFPVSKVRIISAASTPESPSSPRTTLVLGLGLVLGLMMGGAFAGLNEFNERFFRTSEDVRERLGARFLGYLPLFGGEDAKGRRAGRKEPPALHPAPAADVKAQRSRRATRITIDAPGSAFAETLRNAKYAADVVLQERQSKVIGIVSALPGEGKSTVSANLAQLLAANGRKTLLIDGDLRNPGLSRALGMSSEHGLLEAVMNGHSWRAVAKIDPQTRLAVVPAMVRGQFSHTSELLSSAGMRNFLQEARNSFDYIIVDLPPLGPVIDAKAFAPLADGLIAVIEWGRTPRALVRSVLGSEPVVADRILGVVLNKVNMKTLSRYGGFGSSEKYLGEYVSYYTSAAKKAA; encoded by the coding sequence ATGAACCATCCCGGCTTTCTTTTGAAGGGCACCATTCCATCGGGCGCGGCCGAACCGGGGAGGGCGGATGACTTCATCGACGTCGAACGCCTGCTGGCGATGGTCTACCGGCAGGTGCGCGTGCTCGCCCTGTGCGCGCTGATCGGCCTTGGCCTGGGCATCCTCTATCTCGCGACGACGCCGCCCACCTACACGGCCGTCAGCCACGTGCTGATCGACGAGAGCTTGCGCAAGATGGTGGATAGCACCACCGCCTCATCCTTCACCTCCGAGATGGAGACAGACTCGGCGATGCTGAGCCAGATCGAGATCATCCGGTCGGCCCGGCTGGCGGGCGAGGTGGTCGAGCGGGAGGGGCTGGATCAGAACGAGAGTTTCATGAATCCGCCCAAGTCGCTCTTGTCGGAGATGATCGGCCGCGCCCGCTCGGTCGTCCATCTCCTGCTTGGCCGCTCCGGCGCTCCGGCCGCCGCAACCGAGCAGCAGGACGCCGAAGCCCGCCGCCAAGCGGCGATCCTTGCGCTGCAGCGCCAGGTGATCGCGCAGCGCGCCGGCCGCAGCCTCGTAATCGTCATCGGGTTCAGCTCCCATGATCCCCAGCTTGCCGCCAGGATCACCAATACCTACGCCAAGGCCTATGTGGACGATCAGCTCGATGCCGGCTTCGAGGCAACCGAACAGGCAGCCGTCTGGCTCGAGGGCCGGCTGGCCGAGCTGCGTGAAAGCTCGCAGGCCGCCGCCCTTGCCGTGGAGCGGTACCGCACCGAATATGGGCTTTCCGCCGCAAGCGGCGAGCTGATGGCGGACCGCCGGCTCTCCGATCTCAACAGCCAGCTCGCCATCGCCAAGGCCGACACCGCCCGCGCCTACGCGCGCTACCAGCAATATCAGGCGATCGCCGATGCGGGGCCGGAGGAAGCGGTTCGCAACGCGACGATCTCGGACGAGGAGCAACAGCCGAGCGAACTCCTGACCACGCTGAAGACGCGTTATCTCACCATCACCCGGCGCGAACAGGAGATCGCGAACCAGTTCGGGGCAGACCATCCCCAGGCCGTCGCCCTGCGCCGGGAGCAGGCGGATGTGGCACGGCAGATCCATGGGGAGCTGACGCAGCTCGCCGTCAACTACCGCAACCAGTACGAGGTGGCCCTTTCCCGCGAAAAGGCGCTGCAGGAAAGCGTGTCGACGGCCAGCGGCGAAAGCGCCGAGGCCAAGCAGTCGCAGGTGCAACTGCGCGAACTCGAGCAGCAGGCGAATGCCTTGAGCTCGCTCTACCAGTCCTTTCTCGCCCGCTACGAGGAGGCGACGCAGCAGAGCACGTTCCCGGTCTCCAAGGTGCGCATCATCTCCGCCGCCAGTACGCCGGAATCGCCGTCGAGCCCGCGCACCACCCTGGTCCTGGGGCTGGGGCTCGTGCTGGGTCTGATGATGGGGGGCGCCTTCGCCGGGCTCAACGAGTTCAACGAACGCTTCTTTCGTACGAGCGAGGACGTGCGTGAAAGGCTCGGCGCCCGTTTCCTCGGCTATCTGCCGCTTTTCGGCGGCGAGGATGCCAAGGGCCGGCGCGCCGGCAGGAAGGAGCCGCCCGCGCTCCACCCCGCTCCCGCCGCTGACGTCAAGGCGCAGCGGTCGAGGCGCGCCACGAGGATCACCATCGATGCGCCGGGCTCGGCTTTCGCCGAGACGCTGCGCAATGCGAAATATGCTGCCGACGTGGTTCTGCAGGAGCGGCAGAGCAAGGTCATCGGCATCGTTTCCGCGCTCCCCGGCGAGGGCAAGTCGACGGTCTCGGCCAATCTCGCGCAGCTCCTGGCCGCGAACGGCCGCAAGACCCTTCTCATCGACGGTGATCTGCGCAATCCGGGCCTGAGCCGCGCGCTGGGCATGAGCAGCGAGCATGGGCTGCTCGAAGCGGTCATGAACGGACATTCCTGGCGGGCCGTGGCGAAGATCGATCCGCAGACGCGCCTCGCGGTGGTGCCGGCGATGGTGCGCGGCCAGTTCTCGCACACCAGCGAGCTGCTTTCCTCCGCCGGCATGCGGAACTTCCTGCAGGAGGCGAGGAACAGTTTCGACTACATCATCGTCGACCTGCCGCCGCTCGGCCCCGTGATCGACGCCAAGGCCTTCGCGCCTCTGGCCGATGGACTGATTGCCGTGATCGAATGGGGCCGCACCCCGCGCGCGCTCGTCCGCTCCGTCCTCGGGTCCGAGCCGGTCGTGGCCGACCGCATCCTGGGTGTGGTGCTCAACAAGGTGAACATGAAGACCCTGTCGCGCTACGGCGGCTTCGGGAGCTCCGAAAAATATCTGGGCGAGTATGTGAGCTACTACACCTCGGCCGCGAAGAAGGCGGCCTGA
- a CDS encoding UTP--glucose-1-phosphate uridylyltransferase: MKKVRKAVIPVAGLGTRFLPATKALPKEMLTIVDKPVVQYAVDEALEAGIEHIVFVTGRNKAVIEDYFDLQPELVGTLERAGKTKQIELLEDLMPVAGSVSFTRQQAPLGLGHAVWCARDIVGDEPFAVLLPDMVSFGKTGCLAETMELYGVTGGNVLAVEQCHPSDTAKYGIVGRGADVVPGFEITGMVEKPAPAEAPSNYYINGRYILQPEIFELLGRHERGAGNEIQITDAMEHLLKQQPFYARPFTGRMFDCGSKSGFIEANVAFALAREDIRDSVFEPIREMVGLRRAEQAA; the protein is encoded by the coding sequence ATGAAGAAAGTCAGGAAAGCCGTCATCCCTGTGGCCGGACTCGGAACCCGGTTCCTGCCGGCCACCAAGGCGCTGCCCAAGGAGATGCTGACGATCGTCGACAAGCCCGTCGTGCAATATGCGGTGGACGAGGCGCTCGAGGCCGGTATCGAGCACATTGTTTTCGTCACCGGCCGCAACAAGGCCGTCATTGAGGATTATTTCGATCTGCAGCCGGAGCTTGTCGGCACGCTGGAAAGGGCCGGCAAGACGAAGCAGATCGAATTGCTCGAGGACCTGATGCCGGTCGCTGGTTCCGTAAGCTTTACCCGTCAGCAGGCGCCGCTCGGGCTCGGCCACGCGGTGTGGTGCGCGCGCGATATCGTGGGCGACGAGCCCTTCGCGGTGCTCCTGCCGGACATGGTCTCCTTCGGCAAGACGGGATGCCTGGCCGAGACGATGGAGCTCTACGGCGTCACCGGCGGCAACGTGCTCGCGGTGGAGCAGTGCCACCCGAGCGACACGGCCAAATACGGCATCGTCGGCCGGGGTGCCGATGTGGTGCCCGGTTTCGAGATCACCGGCATGGTCGAGAAGCCGGCACCCGCCGAGGCGCCGTCGAACTACTACATCAACGGCCGCTATATCCTGCAGCCGGAGATCTTCGAGCTGCTCGGCCGCCACGAGCGCGGCGCGGGCAACGAGATCCAGATCACGGACGCGATGGAGCATCTCCTGAAGCAGCAGCCCTTCTATGCCCGGCCGTTCACGGGCAGGATGTTCGACTGCGGCTCGAAATCCGGCTTCATCGAGGCCAATGTGGCTTTTGCCCTGGCGCGCGAGGACATCCGGGATTCGGTTTTCGAGCCGATCCGCGAGATGGTCGGCCTGCGGCGGGCCGAGCAGGCGGCTTAG
- a CDS encoding DUF2852 domain-containing protein, which produces MTHSALIRPAWTPATIALMVVGFMVFWPLGLAMLAYILWGDRLPEFKRGVNRTTDGLFSNCRRASRSHARTGNVAFDDWRTKELERLEEERRKLDTMRDEFDEYMRELRRAKDQEEFDRFMRERNNRGPKDNEVTDLG; this is translated from the coding sequence ATGACCCATTCTGCCCTGATCCGCCCGGCCTGGACCCCGGCGACGATCGCCCTGATGGTGGTCGGCTTCATGGTCTTCTGGCCACTGGGCCTTGCCATGCTCGCCTATATTCTATGGGGCGACCGGCTCCCTGAGTTCAAGCGCGGTGTGAACCGCACGACCGACGGCCTGTTCTCCAACTGCCGCCGGGCCAGCCGCAGCCATGCGAGAACCGGCAATGTCGCCTTCGACGACTGGCGCACCAAGGAACTGGAGCGCCTGGAAGAGGAGCGCCGCAAGCTCGATACCATGCGCGACGAGTTCGACGAGTACATGCGCGAACTCCGCCGCGCCAAGGACCAGGAAGAGTTCGACCGGTTCATGCGTGAGCGCAACAATCGCGGCCCCAAGGACAACGAGGTCACCGACCTCGGCTGA
- a CDS encoding phosphoribosylanthranilate isomerase, whose product MKLDIKICGLKTEGAIAAALDGGASHVGFIFFPKSPRNVEVETAARLRQAATGRAKAVAVTVDADDETLERIVEGLRPDMLQLHGRESPERLEELKARYGLPVMKAISVREARDLEAAAAYQDITDHLLLDAKPPAGAELPGGNGVPFDWALLASLDGKVDYMLSGGLNAANIGEALNTAKPRGIDVSSGVERAPGEKDPDLIRAFFSAVQTARGERE is encoded by the coding sequence ATGAAACTCGACATCAAGATCTGCGGGCTGAAGACCGAGGGCGCCATCGCCGCCGCGCTTGACGGCGGGGCGAGCCATGTCGGCTTCATCTTCTTTCCCAAGAGCCCGCGGAACGTGGAGGTCGAGACGGCGGCCCGGCTGCGGCAGGCGGCGACCGGCCGCGCGAAAGCCGTGGCCGTGACGGTGGATGCCGATGACGAGACGCTGGAGCGGATCGTCGAGGGACTGCGGCCCGACATGCTGCAGCTTCACGGGCGCGAAAGCCCCGAAAGGCTGGAAGAGCTGAAAGCGCGCTACGGCCTGCCCGTGATGAAGGCCATATCGGTGCGGGAGGCGCGGGATCTGGAGGCGGCCGCGGCCTATCAAGACATCACCGACCACCTCCTGCTCGACGCCAAGCCGCCCGCCGGCGCGGAGCTTCCGGGCGGAAACGGCGTGCCCTTCGATTGGGCGCTGCTTGCTTCCCTTGACGGAAAAGTGGATTACATGCTTTCGGGTGGTCTCAACGCGGCCAATATCGGCGAGGCGCTCAACACCGCCAAGCCGCGCGGCATCGACGTTTCTTCCGGCGTGGAACGCGCGCCAGGCGAAAAGGACCCGGATTTGATACGCGCCTTCTTCAGCGCCGTGCAGACCGCACGGGGCGAGCGCGAGTAA
- a CDS encoding M48 family metallopeptidase, whose product MLPRLLKRTPPQAAPPAERTHVVAGRELPLKVVENDRARRLTLRIAAGGAGLRVTVPPGVSAREVDRFLERHRGWLEERLKKLPEQPLVRPGIRIPVRGVPHLIVHQPGMRGMVTVTAIDGQPALVVNGDVRHLPRRIADFLKREARREVEMLVARHTGAAGRRAKAIRYKDTTSRWGSCTSDGVLSFSWRIMMAPPPVINYLVAHEVAHLREMNHGPGFWKLCKELCPDTERCKAWLKRNGTALQAIRFG is encoded by the coding sequence ATGCTGCCCCGCCTCCTCAAACGCACGCCTCCACAAGCGGCACCTCCCGCCGAGCGCACGCATGTCGTGGCCGGGCGCGAACTGCCGCTGAAGGTCGTGGAGAACGACCGCGCCCGCAGGCTTACGCTCAGGATCGCGGCCGGCGGCGCAGGTTTGCGGGTCACCGTGCCGCCCGGCGTCTCGGCGCGCGAGGTGGACCGTTTCCTGGAACGCCATCGCGGCTGGCTTGAAGAGAGGCTCAAGAAATTGCCCGAGCAGCCGCTGGTGCGGCCGGGGATCAGGATTCCCGTGCGCGGCGTGCCGCATCTCATCGTGCACCAGCCGGGCATGCGGGGAATGGTGACGGTCACCGCGATCGACGGTCAACCGGCCCTCGTCGTGAACGGGGACGTCAGGCATCTGCCCCGGCGCATCGCGGATTTCCTGAAGCGCGAGGCGCGGCGGGAAGTCGAGATGCTTGTGGCGCGCCACACAGGCGCGGCCGGCCGGCGCGCCAAGGCGATCCGCTATAAAGACACGACGAGCCGCTGGGGCTCCTGCACCTCGGACGGCGTGCTGTCCTTCTCCTGGCGCATCATGATGGCCCCTCCCCCGGTCATCAACTATCTCGTGGCGCATGAGGTGGCGCATCTCAGGGAGATGAACCACGGGCCGGGTTTCTGGAAGCTCTGCAAGGAGCTTTGCCCGGACACCGAGCGCTGCAAGGCGTGGCTCAAGAGGAACGGGACCGCGCTGCAGGCGATACGGTTCGGATAG
- the trpB gene encoding tryptophan synthase subunit beta, which translates to MNKPVEPNSFRTGPDEQGMFGIFGGRFVAETLMPLILDLEEHWNAAKNDPAFQAELAHLGAHYTGRPSPLYFAERLTEHLGGARIYFKREELNHTGSHKVNNCVGQILLARRMGKTRIIAETGAGQHGVASATVAARFGLPCVVYMGATDVERQAPNVFRMRLLGAEVKPVTSGHGTLKDAMNEALRDWVTNVEDTYYLIGTAAGPHPYPELVRDFQSVIGKEAKEQILEAEGRLPDMLVAAVGGGSNAIGLFHPFLDDRQVAMVGVEAGGKGLEGDEHCASITAGRPGVLHGNRTYLLQNDDGQIKEGHSISAGLDYPGIGPEHSWLKEAGRVEYAPIMDHEALEAFQLLTRLEGIIPALEPSHALAEVMKRAPKMRKDQIILMNLSGRGDKDIFAVAKHLKMDI; encoded by the coding sequence ATGAACAAGCCGGTCGAACCCAATTCCTTCCGCACCGGACCCGACGAGCAGGGCATGTTCGGCATTTTCGGCGGCCGCTTCGTGGCGGAAACGCTGATGCCGCTGATCCTCGACCTCGAGGAGCACTGGAACGCGGCCAAGAACGATCCGGCCTTCCAGGCGGAGCTCGCCCATCTCGGCGCGCATTACACCGGCCGCCCCTCGCCGCTCTATTTCGCAGAGCGGCTGACGGAGCATCTCGGCGGCGCCAGGATCTACTTCAAGCGCGAGGAGCTGAACCACACCGGCAGCCACAAGGTGAACAACTGCGTGGGGCAGATCCTGCTCGCCCGGCGCATGGGCAAGACGCGCATCATCGCCGAAACCGGTGCGGGCCAGCACGGCGTCGCTTCGGCCACCGTGGCGGCGCGCTTCGGCTTGCCGTGCGTGGTCTATATGGGCGCCACCGACGTGGAGCGGCAGGCGCCGAACGTGTTCCGCATGCGGCTGCTCGGCGCGGAGGTGAAGCCCGTGACCTCCGGCCACGGCACGCTCAAGGACGCCATGAACGAGGCGCTGCGCGACTGGGTGACGAATGTCGAGGACACGTATTACCTGATCGGCACCGCCGCCGGCCCGCACCCCTATCCGGAGCTGGTGCGCGACTTCCAGTCCGTCATCGGCAAGGAGGCGAAGGAGCAGATCCTTGAAGCCGAAGGAAGGCTGCCGGACATGCTGGTGGCGGCCGTCGGCGGCGGCTCCAACGCGATCGGGTTGTTCCACCCCTTCCTCGACGACCGGCAAGTGGCCATGGTGGGCGTGGAAGCGGGCGGCAAGGGCCTCGAGGGCGACGAGCACTGCGCCTCCATCACGGCGGGCAGGCCGGGCGTGCTGCACGGCAACCGCACCTATCTCCTTCAGAACGACGACGGGCAGATCAAGGAAGGCCATTCCATCTCGGCCGGCCTCGACTATCCCGGCATCGGTCCGGAGCATTCCTGGCTCAAGGAGGCGGGGCGCGTGGAATATGCGCCGATCATGGACCATGAGGCGCTGGAGGCCTTCCAGCTTCTGACGCGCCTTGAAGGCATCATCCCGGCGCTGGAGCCTTCCCATGCGCTGGCCGAGGTGATGAAGCGGGCGCCGAAGATGCGCAAGGACCAGATCATCCTCATGAACCTCTCCGGCCGCGGCGACAAGGATATCTTCGCCGTGGCGAAGCATCTGAAGATGGACATTTGA
- the trpA gene encoding tryptophan synthase subunit alpha, which translates to MTTTRIDRLFAKLKTENRPALVTYFMGGDPDYETSLSIMKALPRAGSDVIELGMPFSDPMADGPAIQAAGLRALKGGQTLSKTLQMARVFRQENDHTPIVMMGYYNPIYIYGVDRFLADAKASGIDGLIIVDLPPEMDEELCLPALEAGINFVRLATPTTDDRRLPKVLENTSGFVYYVSMTGITGSALPDTSKVAAAVSRIKSHTPLPVCVGFGVKTASQARAIGAAADGVVVGTAIVNAVASVLGPDGRTTADPAEAVATLVRGLADGVGEARLATAE; encoded by the coding sequence ATGACCACCACCCGCATCGACAGGCTTTTCGCCAAGCTCAAGACCGAGAACAGGCCGGCGCTCGTCACCTATTTCATGGGCGGCGATCCCGACTATGAGACGTCGCTCTCCATCATGAAGGCACTGCCCAGGGCCGGCAGCGACGTCATCGAGCTCGGCATGCCCTTCTCCGACCCGATGGCGGACGGGCCGGCGATCCAGGCGGCCGGCTTGCGCGCGCTCAAGGGCGGTCAGACGCTTTCCAAGACCCTTCAGATGGCACGGGTCTTCCGGCAAGAGAACGACCACACGCCGATCGTGATGATGGGCTATTACAATCCCATCTATATCTACGGCGTGGACCGCTTCCTCGCCGACGCGAAGGCCTCCGGCATCGACGGGCTCATCATCGTCGACCTGCCGCCGGAGATGGACGAGGAACTGTGTCTGCCGGCGCTCGAGGCGGGCATAAACTTCGTCCGGCTTGCGACGCCCACCACGGACGACAGGCGCCTGCCCAAGGTGCTCGAGAACACCTCGGGCTTCGTCTACTACGTGTCGATGACGGGCATCACCGGTTCCGCCCTGCCGGACACCTCCAAGGTCGCGGCCGCGGTGTCCCGCATCAAGAGCCACACGCCGCTTCCCGTCTGCGTCGGCTTCGGCGTGAAGACGGCGAGCCAGGCCCGCGCGATCGGGGCGGCGGCGGACGGCGTGGTGGTGGGCACGGCCATCGTCAACGCGGTGGCCAGCGTCCTCGGCCCCGACGGCAGGACGACCGCCGACCCGGCGGAGGCCGTCGCCACGCTTGTGCGCGGCCTTGCCGATGGCGTAGGCGAGGCGAGGCTTGCCACCGCCGAATAA